A region of the Argopecten irradians isolate NY chromosome 16, Ai_NY, whole genome shotgun sequence genome:
CGAATTTTCAAGTAAACCGTTACAGTTCACAGAAATCCCTCACGGATGGATTTTTCTTCTCAAGTTTACAGAGTACACGGCCTTTCGCTTTACATTCACAGTGATTGATATCATCTAAGGCCACGAAGGTATCTCCCTTCTTAAATATATCCCAACCGTGAATGCATTCATCTGTAATCACAAAACAATTTCATTGAGTTCACAGAACAAAAAACAAtttatagaggatcttacatgagtggctgtGTGATACGATATTTATCAAACGAGTGAAATactttgatatgccacgagcctttacGTAATTTTGTGAGTATAAATTCTCTCTGCAAAATGTGACGTTAAGTTCATAAATAAATGACGTTACAATATATGCGtacccacaaggacagataactctgtaatatgcaaataaagaatatcGTTTAGAAAGATATGAAAACAGTACCTTCACAGACGAGACATCGACGATCTGGGGTAAGCGTAGGGGGAACCCTCTTTCCTTTCTTATGACACTCGACAATTGGACAGCCGTAgtatttacagtataaacagtCGTCCTTCTTCATGCACTCTCTGTCCATCATCCTAACTGTAGGCtgccctttatacccacatgtcTTTACACATTCTCCTAGCATTTCCATGGGGACCTCCGTACATGCTgacaaataaaaacatgcaaAATATCTTCATATCTTTATCCATTATGGACAAACATGCAAAATATCTTCATATCTTTATCCATTATGGACAAACATGCAAAATATCTTCATATCTTTATCCATTATGGACAAACATGCAAAATATCTTCATATCTTTATCCATTATGGACAAACATGCAAAATATCTTCATATCTTTATCCATTATGGACAAACATGCAAAATATCTTCATATCTTTATCCATTATGGACAAACATGCATCTTCATATCTTTATCCATTAACATGCAAAATATCTTCATATCTTTATCCATTATGGACAAACATGCAAAATATCTTCATATCTTTATCCATTATGGACAAACATGCAAAATATCTTCATATCTTTATCCATTATGGACAAACATGCAAAATATCTTCATATCTTTATCCATTATGTACATTAATTCGGTCTTGATGATAATATGGTGAGAACAGATCTCACATTTTACAAAGAAAAACTCGAGTCACTTTCTATATAAGTTAAACAAGGGAAAAATTATTCTCAAGTCTGCAATTTTGTTTCGAAAAATCGGAATCAAGAATAATAACAAATGACCGAGGCTATAGCCCgacattaattattattacagATGTTACCAATCATTAAAACACCATATTGACCGAATAAAATGCCCTTTTATACTAATCAATAGTTCGATTACACCAACTTGAATAATTCCACAACGTCCCATTGGGGTGTAACGCAATCTGAAGTCTTTGGTTAGCGAAGACATGTCTACACTGCTGACGAATGGCAttttcctctatcaaaaacaggagcacaCGGATTTGTATATTTCTTCAgtgacaaaagttacttactttattcCATCACattcattgaaaagtttgagctttttactttgacttcaagataaaattaataaaaaaaaataactatgATCGAAAAATGTCCATGGCACTATAACATATGTTAAATGAAGTGCCGATTGCGCTTccaccaaatgcaaaataaattatttaatgatatttttgtgttgataagacatacatttacatgagtaaacactaattattgttcaaacgaTGAGTGTCGAGTTtacccgagatactctggccctgacaccagacttacaCATTacgacagatagatgtctggtttagggcaaGAGCGCAGAAGTACTCGAAAAcatggaataagccgacaccgtttggtatcggacCAGGTCGGGACttaacggtgtcggcttattaaTTGTTTTCGAGTaatactgcgctctggccctaaacaagacatctatctgtcataatgtctaagtctggtttCGCGGCCAGAGTAACTCGGGCTAGTGTCAAGTgtgctctatcggcggtggagcatcttgaagACGAAAAAGTGATATTGGCTGTATCATTTCTGCTCTTGACACCTTTCTCATTGCCTAATACATTGTCACTCGGTGGATAATAGGTTGTAAAGCAATATTGACTCTGTGTTTGATACTACGCTTCTAAACTCACACTGCCAAAACTTTCGAGTTACTCAAAGCGATGATCTAAGGTCAGATTTTTTATAAGTTCATAAACGTGCATATCAacttatatatcatatgtattttatattaacaTTCTGATATACATTTTACGTGTGATAATAAAACAATGCAGACCTTTTTGGTGAATATAGCGTTTTACTgccaaaaactttgaaataataaGATTGTCACATTAATGTACGCCTCGCTCTTTATTCCATTCGTTCAGGGCGGTACAATACCATATTTAATATTCCGGAAAACGGTAGATTAATACAGGAATCTTACAGTTGATAATAaggaaaaagatttttttaaatatcttcatgaaaattaatgaaaaaacaaTAAACAGCCGATTTTTTCACGTATTTTTGCgattttcattaatatattattgtaGATAGCCACTAGTTGCACTAGGATATCATTAgatatcaatgaaatataaatttatttccCTCATCAAGTCAAAATTATACTGTTATACGGTATTTTGTAATCTCAGTTACCAAACAGGTGCAATATGCGAGTGTCTTGCATGATCTGGTACCATAAAAGTGTAAAAAAGAATTAAAGAATACTTCATAATCAAGACATAGTCCAGAAGGAGTAATTCACATACACATTGAAACCTGTCTAATTCGACACCTGGCTTTTCCGACATCCTGTCAAATCCGACACTGTACCACATTCTCGTGAACAATAATAGCCAACAACAATAGGGGACATTTCCGACATCCTGTCAAATCCGACACTGTACCACATTCTCGTGAACAATAATAGCCAACAACAATAGGGGACATTTCCGACATCCTGTCAAATCCGACACTGTACCACATTCTCGTGAACAATAATAGCCAACAACAATAGGGGACATTGCCGACATCCTTTCAAATCCGACACTGTACCATATTCTTGTGAACAACAATAGTAATCAACTGACGTTTCCGACAACCTGTTTAATCCGACCAAATGCGTCGTTCCCCCATTGTGTCGGAGTAGAAAGTTTTCCCtgtatttataacatattttagcAATATAACGAAAACGTAAAACTATGAACGGAAGTCCTAAAATAATCTAAACAGTAACAAAGGGAAATCTTTCATTTGTAACTATTGGGTAATCGTTATTTAAGAGTTCCGTATACCTGAAAAGTCGTACAAATTCACAATCTACTCGACCGGATATTTATACATTGCTGATTGGTGTGGTATGGAAACTTAACACAACATCTAAGTTTTATGTGCCATAAGAGGGCCAAAattatgagagaaaaaaaagttatttttgtatTCCATAATAAATTGAAAACCAAAAGGATTGATGAATTAAGTCATGAAAATCAGtcaaagataaaaaaacaaataggTTTTATGCCTTATAAACACAGATTTTTtgcattgtaaaaatgtgtaggtttcattttaaaataactaATATCACTCGTATATTACTgtttaaatgtgaaataaaaatgtacagTACAACTTGACTTCATTGTCAGACCATATATGTATGTACCCATTTCAGAACACTGTACATAGACGTAGGCGTGATTTTGTCAGCACTCACAACATTCATGCTGAGCTCTTATTTGTCTGTGTACTtgtaaaacctatgcattgcgtgtattgtaattctcaaaatgttggccATTACTGGTAAGGATTACCATATGAACAATTTGATTACAATagagatccttattatcactacgtttagtaagaggatctgacaacatcccattaggggtcacgtccagatgatcTTTGGAAATGGcaaatcaaattggcactgccataatcctgactggggacgaaatagtttgaaaagctgtccgaattattttcgtgtacgtagtcgtCTCgaccaaagagcacaacaatgctaaatatattatactgggacgaaatgacgtTAGCATTTAActtagcaatgtgtagaaaatgtatgtgatctgaagtacacgtggtagaaaggtcatccgaacatgaccctttatgggatgttctcagatcctctatttaacggagtggttatatggatctgtattttaatcagattgaccaTATGAACTTCTGGATTTATCTGTATGAAATAAcggtacatataactttaaagacGCGCCACTGCCgattaataatatttttctcaATCAAAATCGGAGCGGATGAATTAATCTTTTTACTCaattaaaaaatacttactttacatcattgccaccattgaaaattttagcttcttattttaattcaagatacaaatatttagaaaaatatttaattacgTCTCGGAAATTGTCCATGGCATTTATATCTATATGGAATTTGGTACTGGTTGTGCGTGCACCAAcacaaattaaattgttttagtTGTACGTTGGTATTAATtggacacatatatacacgattatacaccagttattgttcaaatgatatgggtatcgtttatgctatGTTGGAGGTGTAAGATCTTCAACATAATCAGTTTAACATACCTGCATAGCCTATGAGGGTTATCCATACCAATGATATAAGTGTAGACCCGTTCATACTGCTGATgctgaaaaacaaagaaaggcttaccatggaaatataaaaatagGTATATATAGGACAATTCATATATTTGCTTTAAAATAATCTAgacaataattaatatatttaataggTTTGCTTAATGTTAATTTAGAAGCTGTGAAAAttcttttttaataataattatttgtttgggtttttttgtagGTTATAATTATTTGGCATCtataaatcattatttcataaattattatatCGAAAAAGTCGAgtaataaactttaaaatgaaataaacgaAATGTTTGTGTGTCCATTCAATTTTTacccatttttttaaataatgtattaatGGCAAGAACATAATAAACACATTTACAGAAAATTGGAACAGAAAATCTTACTGGTGAAAagaaatgtttatgaaataaacaaactgtttctatttcttttcataatatttacttCGTTTCCCATTTCTTTTTTTACCCGAATTTTCtcaaacatgtacatgtgaatGTACTAATTCCAAAactaattaataatttttatcactGGTGAAATAAACGAACTGTTCCTATTTCCTTGTTGTTCATTCAAGTTTTACTTCATTCATCTTAACTATGTACTAAtggtaaaacaataataaaccATTTTAACAGAAAATTGTGTGTATTTGTGAAAACAAAATAGTTATGAAATGAACGAACTGTGTGTTTTTCCTTTAATAACATTTACTTTGTTGCCCATTCAGGTTTACCcaaatttgtttgattatgtatttatgacaaaacaaataattgttGTGGATATACGGTATTCATAGAATTATTCTTTATGATAATATTAACTTACTTGTCATTCAAGTTTTACCTTAATGATTTTACACTTAATGATGGATTAATGGCAAAATAATAACTAACCATTTTCAAAAGGAAATTGTGTCTTCTTGGTgttcataaaataaatgaactgttcttGTTTACTTTGATGATATATACTCCGTTGCCATTTAAGTTTTACTTTGATGATATATACTCCGTTGCCATTTAAGTTTTACTTTGATGATATATACTTCGTTGCCATTTAAGTTTTACTTTGATTTGCTCAATAATATATTAATGCTAAAACTAATGAATCATTTTacagaaaattatatataattgatgaaaatgaatgttcatgaaataaaCGAACTGTTTACAATTCTTTTGATAACATTTTCTCCGTTGCCATTCAAGTTCTACTTTAATTTGATTAATGATGTATTAGTGATAAACTAATTAATCATTTTCACAGTAAATTGTGTCTATTGGTAAAACGAACACATACCTTCAGTCCGAACAGGCGCAGTTCACTCCCACCGTCTATATAAATTGCTGTGCTATTTCAAGACCATTGCGACGTTTAATACACACATCTAGATGAGATTAAGGTGTTAGAAAGTCCagttttatgtaaatatgttcCGCGATTACAATATGTCAGGAATTATCCCATTGCAGATGCCATAGTTGTCGACTAAACTCAACGCAATCTACATTTCATacatttaatcatatttaaaatgcgacatatacatgtattcatgcTTTTTGCGTAATATGGACCGACCATATTAATTCTCTATTTATAAAACTGCCTCTACCTTTTTAATTGAGTCTGATTTGCTTAGATCTCCTTTCAAACATCTTTAACATTCTTGATTACGTCGCAGATAATTTCATAGTGCTTGCTATTCCTTCCTTGTAAAATGCACGCAAATGCACAATCGACAAAGAATTTATCTTATTAGCTGCATAATAAACAGCATTGTCTTTCATATGTCACATATTCGGTGATATCAAATTTATCATTCACATGTTTTTATTCTGCTTATAATTCTTTCTTTTTGTGTCCTGTgtcataaatacataatttggGAACTTATTAGAAACCATCTTTACAAGGGTTTAGGTCTAAAATCAATGGATGGAATATCTTTGTACATGCAGGTAGGGCCATTTAGTAGGAGTTTCGCTATCGCAAGGAGACTAAACGTTAAACATAAATTACGTCGGTTTTTAATGAGATgtacgtcctatcaacagccagggat
Encoded here:
- the LOC138311066 gene encoding uncharacterized protein — protein: MNGSTLISLVWITLIGYAACTEVPMEMLGECVKTCGYKGQPTVRMMDRECMKKDDCLYCKYYGCPIVECHKKGKRVPPTLTPDRRCLVCEDECIHGWDIFKKGDTFVALDDINHCECKAKGRVLCKLEKKNPSVRDFCEL